Proteins co-encoded in one Metabacillus sp. KUDC1714 genomic window:
- the murB gene encoding UDP-N-acetylmuramate dehydrogenase: MSTLYQDLIEANIGKVLENEPLAKHTTMKIGGPAEIFIEPSNSEHLTKAFRIIKKHNVKWRAIGRGSNLLVADQGIEGVVIKLGLGMDDFELNGDTLTVGGGYSIIKLATIISKKGLSGLEFSSGIPGSIGGAVYMNAGAHGADMSKILVKAHILFEDGTLEWLTNEEMKFSYRTSILQEERPGICIGAVLKLQKGEKENIVAVMQKNKDYRRDTQPWNYPCAGSIFRNPLPNYAGQLVEDAGLKGYQIGGAKISEMHGNFIVNAGGATAQDVLDLIDFVKKTIYEKYEVSMETEVEIIGLK; encoded by the coding sequence ATGTCTACTTTATATCAAGATTTAATTGAAGCGAATATCGGAAAGGTCCTTGAGAATGAACCTTTAGCAAAGCATACAACGATGAAAATTGGTGGCCCTGCAGAGATTTTTATAGAACCGAGCAACAGTGAACACCTAACTAAAGCTTTCCGCATTATAAAAAAACATAATGTAAAGTGGAGAGCTATTGGCAGGGGATCAAATCTTCTTGTTGCAGACCAGGGAATTGAGGGTGTTGTAATTAAGCTTGGTTTAGGAATGGATGATTTTGAATTAAATGGAGATACCCTTACTGTTGGCGGTGGATATTCTATCATAAAACTTGCAACAATTATTAGTAAAAAAGGTTTATCAGGTTTAGAATTTTCCAGTGGAATACCAGGATCAATTGGTGGTGCCGTGTACATGAATGCTGGGGCACACGGAGCCGATATGTCAAAAATTCTTGTTAAAGCACATATTTTGTTTGAAGATGGTACGTTGGAATGGTTAACAAATGAAGAGATGAAGTTTTCCTACAGAACTTCTATTCTCCAAGAGGAAAGACCTGGAATATGCATCGGTGCGGTTTTAAAATTGCAAAAAGGGGAAAAAGAAAATATTGTCGCTGTTATGCAAAAAAATAAAGATTACAGGAGAGATACTCAGCCTTGGAATTATCCATGTGCAGGAAGTATTTTTCGAAATCCCCTACCGAATTATGCAGGTCAACTAGTGGAGGACGCTGGATTGAAAGGTTATCAAATCGGTGGTGCAAAAATCTCAGAAATGCACGGAAACTTTATCGTAAATGCAGGTGGAGCAACAGCACAAGATGTGTTAGATCTTATTGATTTTGTCAAAAAAACCATCTATGAAAAATATGAGGTATCGATGGAAACAGAAGTTGAAATAATAGGTCTTAAATAG
- a CDS encoding small basic family protein yields MWLPILGLILGVFLGLISEMRIPPEYSNYLSIAILAALDTLLGGIRAHLQDIYDETVFVSGFFFNIILAASLAFLGVHLGVDLYLVAVFAFGVRLFQNIAVIRRILISKWSISRGKLKKN; encoded by the coding sequence ATGTGGCTTCCTATATTAGGTCTTATTCTTGGTGTCTTTTTAGGATTGATATCAGAGATGCGTATTCCCCCAGAGTACTCAAATTATTTATCAATAGCTATATTAGCTGCACTTGATACATTGTTAGGTGGAATCCGAGCACATCTTCAAGATATTTACGATGAAACGGTGTTCGTTTCAGGTTTTTTCTTTAACATTATTTTAGCTGCAAGTTTAGCTTTTCTCGGTGTTCATCTTGGTGTAGACTTATACTTAGTAGCTGTCTTTGCATTTGGTGTAAGACTTTTCCAAAATATTGCGGTTATTAGAAGAATTTTGATATCAAAATGGTCTATTTCTAGAGGAAAGTTGAAAAAAAATTGA
- the sigG gene encoding RNA polymerase sporulation sigma factor SigG produces MLNTVQQLLLGGKEVTRNKVEICGVDTSKLPVLKNEKMRELFKQMQSGDLSAREELVNGNLRLVLSVIQRFNNRGEFVDDLFQVGCIGLMKSIDNFDLGQNVKFSTYAVPMIIGEIRRYLRDNNPIRVSRSLRDIAYKALQVRERLMSETSREPTAEEISKVLEVPHEEIVFALDAIQDPVSLFEPIYNDGGDPIFVMDQLSDEKNRDIQWIEELALKEGMRRLNSREKLILRKRFFQGKTQMEVAEEIGISQAQVSRLEKAAIKQMNKNIQN; encoded by the coding sequence ATACTTAACACTGTACAGCAACTCCTGTTAGGAGGGAAAGAAGTGACAAGAAATAAAGTCGAAATTTGTGGAGTAGATACCTCAAAGCTTCCAGTCCTTAAGAACGAGAAAATGAGAGAGCTATTTAAGCAAATGCAAAGCGGAGACTTATCAGCAAGAGAAGAGCTGGTGAATGGCAACTTAAGATTGGTACTCAGTGTAATCCAGCGATTTAACAACAGAGGAGAATTTGTTGACGATTTGTTTCAAGTTGGCTGTATTGGATTAATGAAATCAATCGATAATTTTGACTTAGGCCAGAATGTCAAATTTTCAACATATGCTGTACCAATGATCATCGGAGAAATTCGTAGATATTTAAGGGACAACAATCCAATTCGTGTCTCCCGTTCACTTCGTGATATCGCTTATAAGGCTCTTCAGGTTAGAGAAAGACTTATGAGTGAGACATCAAGAGAACCAACTGCTGAGGAAATCTCAAAGGTGCTAGAGGTTCCACATGAAGAAATTGTTTTTGCGCTTGATGCCATTCAAGATCCCGTTTCATTATTTGAACCTATCTATAATGATGGGGGAGATCCAATCTTTGTGATGGACCAGCTAAGTGATGAAAAAAATCGTGATATTCAATGGATTGAAGAATTAGCTTTAAAAGAAGGAATGAGACGACTTAATAGTCGTGAAAAGCTAATTCTTAGAAAACGATTTTTTCAAGGAAAAACACAAATGGAAGTTGCCGAAGAAATCGGAATTTCTCAAGCTCAAGTTTCTAGGTTAGAAAAGGCTGCTATTAAACAAATGAATAAAAATATTCAAAACTAA
- a CDS encoding cell division protein FtsQ/DivIB: MEKKVVSLEDRIPKLQQQRKQKTNRRLISFLSVFFLLILLVIYFQSPLSKVASISVKGNKTVDSEKIIELSGITTSSGFWSINTDQVTNAVESLLQIKDVKVEKKLPNDIVLVIEEHDSIAYLEKEGSYLPILENGQVLKDKKETAPADAPVLIDWKRDEDIQVMISELKKLSPGVFNSISEIHHTPGKTDPWLVRLYMNDGYEVIASVRTFSKKMDAYPSIVSQLDENSIGVIHLEVGSYFESYKPLQTEEEAESENETEG, from the coding sequence TTGGAAAAAAAAGTTGTTTCGTTAGAGGACCGCATACCAAAGTTACAGCAGCAGCGAAAACAGAAGACAAACCGTAGACTAATTTCATTTTTATCCGTGTTTTTTCTCTTGATTTTGCTTGTAATCTACTTTCAATCTCCCTTAAGTAAGGTTGCGAGTATATCTGTTAAAGGAAATAAAACGGTTGATTCGGAAAAGATCATTGAATTGAGTGGAATAACCACCTCATCTGGTTTTTGGAGTATCAATACAGATCAAGTAACAAATGCTGTCGAGAGTCTTTTACAAATAAAAGATGTAAAGGTAGAGAAGAAATTACCTAACGATATTGTTTTAGTTATTGAAGAGCATGACAGTATTGCTTATCTTGAAAAGGAAGGTTCCTATTTACCTATTCTTGAAAATGGACAAGTATTAAAGGATAAAAAGGAGACAGCTCCTGCAGATGCTCCTGTTTTAATTGATTGGAAACGTGATGAAGATATACAGGTTATGATAAGTGAATTAAAAAAACTATCACCAGGCGTTTTTAATTCAATCTCTGAGATCCATCATACTCCTGGGAAAACCGATCCTTGGTTAGTTCGACTTTATATGAATGATGGTTATGAAGTGATTGCTTCAGTTCGTACTTTTTCAAAGAAAATGGACGCATACCCTTCTATTGTTAGTCAACTTGATGAAAACAGCATAGGAGTTATTCATTTGGAAGTAGGCTCTTACTTTGAATCCTATAAACCGCTACAGACAGAGGAGGAAGCTGAAAGTGAAAATGAAACTGAGGGGTAG
- the spoIIGA gene encoding sigma-E processing peptidase SpoIIGA has translation MSIYLDVIWLLNFSFDLFLLLLTAIALKRKIFKLRILLSALLGSSIVLMMFSPLAFIATHPIGKMIISMMMVLLAFGFKRFRYFFQSLLTFYFVTFMVGGGMIGAHYFLQAEMSYLDGVLMTNSTGFGHPISWLFVLIGFPVVWIFSRNRLEGLEAKKIHFDQLVTVTIRVESTQFTLNGLVDSGNQLFDPITRSPVMIIDTLKAQNYIPKPLVNQAIQDDVMKSMSESGNESHPWEHRVRIIPYRVVGSEHQFLLGFKPDEVWIETKNEKIKVHKTIVGLNRTKLSSEDEYECIVHPKMLQGQSIEHVS, from the coding sequence ATGTCTATCTATTTAGACGTTATTTGGCTCTTAAACTTTTCCTTTGATTTGTTTCTGCTTTTATTAACAGCCATTGCATTGAAAAGGAAAATATTCAAACTACGAATACTTCTATCAGCTCTTTTAGGTTCAAGCATTGTCCTTATGATGTTTTCACCATTAGCTTTTATAGCTACACATCCAATAGGGAAAATGATCATTTCAATGATGATGGTTTTACTAGCATTTGGTTTTAAACGATTTCGTTACTTTTTTCAAAGCTTGCTAACCTTTTATTTTGTCACTTTTATGGTAGGTGGCGGCATGATAGGTGCACATTATTTTTTGCAGGCAGAAATGAGTTACTTGGATGGGGTTTTAATGACAAATTCAACTGGATTCGGACACCCAATAAGCTGGTTGTTTGTACTTATAGGTTTTCCAGTTGTATGGATCTTTTCAAGAAATCGCCTTGAAGGTTTAGAGGCAAAAAAAATCCATTTCGATCAATTGGTGACTGTTACGATAAGAGTGGAATCAACTCAGTTTACATTAAATGGGTTGGTTGATAGTGGGAATCAGCTTTTTGATCCGATAACAAGAAGTCCAGTAATGATTATTGATACTTTGAAGGCTCAGAACTACATACCAAAGCCTTTGGTAAATCAAGCCATCCAAGATGATGTAATGAAATCGATGAGTGAGAGTGGCAATGAAAGTCACCCTTGGGAACATCGAGTGAGAATAATTCCATATCGAGTTGTTGGGAGTGAGCATCAATTCTTATTAGGTTTTAAACCTGATGAAGTGTGGATAGAAACGAAAAACGAAAAAATTAAGGTACATAAAACGATTGTAGGGTTGAATCGAACAAAATTGTCCTCTGAAGATGAATATGAATGTATTGTCCATCCAAAGATGCTTCAAGGTCAATCTATCGAGCACGTATCTTAA
- the ftsA gene encoding cell division protein FtsA gives MNNNELFVSLDIGTSSVKVIIGEMTNDALNIIGVGNVKSEGLRKGSIVDIDETVHSIKKAVEQAERMVGISLKRVVVGVTGNHVHLQDCHGVVAVSSENREISNEDVRRVIEAAQVISIPPEREIIDVIPRQFIVDGLDEINDPRGMLGVRLEMEGTIITGSKTILHNLLRCVERAGLEITDICLQPLAAGSVALSKDEKNLGVALIDIGGGSTTISVFEQNHLFATIVLPIGGEHITKDLSIGLRTTTDEAERIKVKYGHAFYDHASEDEVFEATIIGSDQKRDFNQLEIADIIEARLEEIYELILYELKRLGVSELPGGFVLTGGTVRMSGVLELGQAVLQNSVRIASPDYIGVREPQYMTGVGLIQFAHKNAKIQGRKIGSNVSVNAVEVAAAKEPSHQQRTTQKQQPEDKKVNKVKKFFGYFFE, from the coding sequence ATGAACAACAATGAATTATTTGTAAGTCTTGACATCGGTACATCCAGTGTTAAAGTAATTATTGGTGAAATGACGAATGATGCTTTAAACATTATAGGTGTAGGTAATGTAAAATCAGAAGGTTTAAGAAAAGGATCTATAGTTGATATAGATGAAACCGTTCATTCTATAAAAAAAGCGGTAGAGCAAGCTGAAAGAATGGTAGGAATCTCCTTAAAGAGAGTAGTTGTAGGAGTAACAGGGAATCATGTGCATTTGCAAGATTGCCATGGAGTCGTAGCGGTCTCAAGCGAAAATCGCGAAATATCTAATGAAGATGTAAGAAGAGTAATCGAGGCAGCTCAAGTAATTTCCATTCCTCCAGAACGAGAAATAATTGATGTAATCCCAAGACAATTTATTGTTGATGGATTAGATGAAATCAATGATCCTAGAGGAATGCTAGGTGTTCGTTTGGAAATGGAAGGCACAATTATTACAGGTTCTAAAACGATATTACATAATTTGTTACGATGTGTAGAACGCGCTGGCTTAGAAATTACTGATATTTGTTTACAACCACTAGCTGCTGGTTCTGTAGCGTTGTCTAAGGATGAGAAAAATCTTGGAGTAGCTCTTATTGACATCGGTGGTGGATCTACAACCATTTCTGTGTTTGAGCAAAATCACCTTTTTGCAACGATTGTTCTTCCAATTGGTGGAGAACATATTACAAAGGACTTATCAATCGGTCTTCGTACAACAACAGATGAAGCCGAACGAATTAAAGTTAAATATGGACACGCTTTTTACGATCATGCATCTGAAGATGAAGTGTTTGAAGCTACTATTATTGGATCAGATCAAAAGCGAGACTTTAATCAATTAGAAATAGCTGATATTATTGAAGCAAGACTTGAAGAGATATATGAGTTAATTCTATATGAATTAAAAAGACTAGGTGTAAGTGAGTTACCAGGTGGGTTTGTATTAACTGGTGGAACAGTTAGAATGTCTGGAGTCCTTGAATTAGGACAAGCTGTCCTTCAAAACAGTGTAAGAATAGCTAGTCCGGATTATATTGGAGTGAGAGAACCTCAATATATGACTGGTGTAGGCTTAATACAATTTGCACATAAAAATGCTAAAATTCAAGGGAGAAAGATTGGTTCTAACGTTTCAGTGAATGCTGTTGAAGTAGCAGCTGCAAAGGAACCATCACATCAACAACGTACAACACAAAAGCAACAGCCAGAAGATAAAAAAGTAAACAAAGTAAAGAAGTTCTTTGGCTACTTCTTTGAATAG
- the ftsZ gene encoding cell division protein FtsZ, which yields MLEFDTNIDGLATIKVIGVGGGGNNAVNRMIEHGVQGVEFIAVNTDAQALNLSKAEIKMQIGSKLTRGLGAGANPEVGKKAAEESREQVEEALRGADMVFVTAGMGGGTGTGAAPVIAQIAKDLGALTVGVVTRPFTFEGRKRAMQAAGGISSMKESVDTLIVIPNDRLLEIVDKNTPMLEAFREADNVLRQGVQGISDLIAKPGLINLDFADVKTIMSNRGSALMGIGVATGESRATEAAKKAISSPLLETSIDGAQGVLMNITGGNNLSLYEVQEAADIVASASDQEVNMIFGSVINENLKDEIIVTVIATGFAEQDVNPLKQQTRQFGGGSNTGTNPAPKREIKREEPLHETTSRNNVQQSDEALDIPTFLRNRNKRR from the coding sequence ATGTTGGAGTTTGATACAAATATTGACGGCTTAGCTACCATCAAGGTAATCGGTGTAGGTGGCGGTGGTAATAACGCTGTTAATCGAATGATAGAGCATGGTGTTCAAGGTGTTGAGTTTATTGCTGTCAACACTGATGCACAAGCTTTAAATTTATCTAAAGCAGAAATTAAAATGCAAATCGGTTCAAAGCTTACTCGTGGATTAGGAGCAGGTGCAAATCCAGAGGTTGGTAAAAAAGCTGCTGAAGAAAGTAGAGAGCAGGTTGAAGAAGCATTACGAGGCGCGGATATGGTATTCGTTACTGCTGGAATGGGCGGAGGAACAGGAACTGGTGCTGCACCTGTAATCGCTCAAATTGCAAAGGATTTAGGTGCGCTAACAGTTGGTGTTGTTACAAGACCATTTACATTTGAAGGTCGTAAACGTGCGATGCAAGCTGCGGGTGGAATTTCATCAATGAAGGAATCTGTTGATACACTTATTGTAATCCCTAATGACCGATTACTTGAGATCGTTGACAAAAATACACCAATGCTCGAAGCTTTCAGAGAAGCAGATAACGTATTACGTCAAGGTGTTCAAGGTATTTCAGACTTAATCGCAAAACCAGGACTTATTAATCTTGATTTCGCAGATGTCAAAACAATTATGTCTAATAGAGGTTCTGCACTAATGGGGATTGGTGTAGCTACTGGAGAAAGTCGTGCTACTGAGGCTGCTAAAAAGGCTATTTCAAGTCCATTACTTGAGACATCAATTGATGGTGCTCAAGGTGTTCTTATGAATATTACTGGTGGCAATAATTTAAGCTTATACGAGGTTCAAGAAGCAGCAGATATTGTTGCATCTGCTTCAGACCAGGAAGTTAATATGATCTTTGGATCTGTTATTAATGAAAACCTAAAGGATGAAATTATTGTAACCGTGATTGCAACTGGATTTGCAGAACAAGATGTTAACCCTTTAAAACAACAAACGCGTCAATTTGGTGGAGGGAGTAACACAGGTACAAACCCAGCGCCAAAACGTGAGATAAAGCGTGAAGAACCACTTCATGAAACAACATCTCGTAATAATGTTCAACAATCGGATGAAGCTTTAGATATTCCTACATTTTTAAGAAATCGTAACAAACGACGATAA
- the spoVE gene encoding stage V sporulation protein E, with translation MTAKRSTPDFILVILTLLLLTIGLIMVYSASAVWATYKFDDSFFFAKRQLLFAGVGVIAMFFLMNVDYWTWRSWAKMLIIICFFLLIAVLIPGIGMERNGSRSWIGVGAFSIQPSEFMKLAMIAFLAKFLSENQKKITSFKKGLVPSLGLVFTAFGIIMLQPDLGTGTVMVGTCIVMIFVSGARVIHFVWLGLLGVAGFVALVLSAPYRIKRITSFLDPWEDPLGSGFQIIQSLYAIGPGGLFGLGLGQSRQKFFYLPEPQTDFIFAILAEELGFIGGSLVLLLFGLLLWRGVRIALGAPDLYGSFLAIGIITMVAIQVMINVGVVTGLMPVTGITLPFLSYGGSSLTLMLMAIGVLLNVSRYSKF, from the coding sequence TTGACAGCAAAAAGGTCTACACCAGACTTTATATTAGTTATCCTTACGTTGCTTCTTTTAACAATCGGTCTCATTATGGTGTACAGTGCCAGTGCGGTGTGGGCGACGTATAAATTCGATGATTCTTTCTTTTTTGCTAAGCGTCAGCTTTTATTTGCCGGGGTTGGTGTCATCGCAATGTTCTTCTTAATGAATGTTGATTATTGGACATGGAGATCGTGGGCGAAAATGTTAATCATTATTTGCTTTTTTCTCTTAATTGCCGTTTTGATCCCAGGAATTGGCATGGAGCGAAATGGATCAAGAAGTTGGATAGGGGTCGGTGCATTTTCTATCCAACCTTCAGAGTTTATGAAACTGGCGATGATCGCTTTTTTAGCGAAATTTTTGTCGGAAAACCAAAAGAAAATCACTTCATTTAAAAAAGGGCTAGTGCCTTCCTTAGGACTTGTTTTTACTGCGTTTGGTATCATTATGTTGCAACCAGATTTAGGTACAGGAACAGTTATGGTCGGAACCTGTATTGTTATGATTTTCGTATCAGGGGCAAGAGTCATTCATTTTGTCTGGCTCGGACTATTAGGTGTAGCAGGATTTGTTGCACTTGTATTATCTGCTCCATATCGGATTAAACGGATTACATCATTTTTAGATCCTTGGGAAGATCCACTTGGTAGTGGTTTTCAAATCATCCAGTCTTTGTATGCAATAGGACCTGGTGGATTATTTGGTTTAGGTCTAGGGCAAAGTAGACAGAAGTTTTTCTACCTGCCAGAACCACAAACTGATTTTATCTTTGCAATATTAGCTGAAGAACTAGGGTTTATTGGAGGATCTCTCGTACTTTTACTTTTTGGCTTGCTCCTTTGGCGAGGAGTGAGAATTGCGCTCGGTGCTCCTGACTTATATGGAAGCTTTTTAGCAATCGGAATTATCACAATGGTCGCAATCCAAGTTATGATCAATGTGGGGGTTGTAACAGGGCTAATGCCAGTAACGGGGATTACGTTGCCATTCCTAAGCTATGGAGGATCATCGCTTACCTTAATGTTAATGGCGATTGGTGTTTTATTAAATGTAAGTAGGTACTCTAAATTTTAA
- a CDS encoding DUF881 domain-containing protein yields the protein MKQTNWKKGMSFSFLTMIFGLMLAIQFQTIKEPIVRDTRDMWQLREDLKKEQQLQVELLSEIRKYNEIIETYEAEENQNPEVALKETLNVLKEEAGLTEVTGPGIIITINRLFSEELIGEPLPNISPELLKRLINELNSYDAEEISIQGRRVINSTVIRDINGQTKMDNYSLHTYPIEIKVISENADKLYNRMNASTTDEDFAIDNLSLSVSNPIDSMTIPAYEDTIRVKNMKPLEIEEGGK from the coding sequence TTGAAGCAAACGAATTGGAAAAAGGGTATGAGTTTTTCTTTTTTAACGATGATATTTGGATTAATGCTTGCGATTCAATTTCAAACAATTAAAGAACCTATTGTACGAGATACACGTGATATGTGGCAGCTTAGGGAAGACTTAAAAAAGGAACAACAATTGCAAGTTGAACTGCTTTCTGAAATAAGAAAATATAATGAAATTATCGAAACATATGAAGCAGAAGAAAATCAAAATCCAGAAGTAGCTTTAAAAGAAACATTAAATGTATTAAAAGAAGAGGCAGGTCTAACTGAAGTTACCGGACCTGGTATTATCATTACAATTAACAGATTGTTTTCTGAAGAATTGATTGGTGAACCGTTACCAAATATCTCACCTGAACTGTTAAAACGCTTAATAAATGAATTAAATTCTTATGATGCCGAAGAAATTTCGATTCAAGGAAGGCGAGTAATTAATTCTACAGTGATAAGAGATATTAATGGACAAACGAAAATGGACAACTATAGCTTACATACATATCCAATTGAGATTAAAGTAATCTCAGAAAATGCTGATAAGCTCTATAATCGGATGAACGCTTCGACAACTGACGAAGATTTTGCGATTGATAACTTGAGTCTATCCGTTTCTAACCCAATTGATAGCATGACAATACCTGCATATGAAGATACAATTCGTGTTAAAAATATGAAGCCATTAGAAATCGAAGAAGGGGGAAAATAA
- the sigE gene encoding RNA polymerase sporulation sigma factor SigE, producing MKKLKLHITYLWYKLLIKLGLKSDEVYYIGGSEALPPPLSKDEEEVLLQKLPTGDQAARAILIERNLRLVVYIARKFENTGINIEDLISIGTIGLIKAVNTFNPEKKIKLATYASRCIENEILMYLRRNNKLRSEVSFDEPLNIDWDGNELLLSDVLGTEDDIITKDLEANVDRKLLMKALQQLNDREKQIMELRFGLQGGEEKTQKDVADMLGISQSYISRLEKRIIKRLQKEFNKMV from the coding sequence ATGAAAAAGTTAAAATTACACATTACTTACCTATGGTATAAGCTATTAATCAAGCTAGGACTCAAATCAGATGAGGTTTATTACATCGGTGGCAGCGAAGCCTTACCACCACCTCTCTCAAAGGATGAAGAGGAAGTACTTTTACAAAAGCTGCCTACAGGTGATCAGGCAGCTAGAGCGATTCTGATTGAAAGAAACTTACGCCTAGTTGTGTATATTGCTCGTAAATTTGAAAATACGGGTATTAATATCGAGGATTTAATTAGTATTGGAACAATTGGCTTAATAAAGGCTGTAAATACGTTTAATCCGGAAAAGAAAATCAAGCTTGCTACGTATGCTTCTAGGTGTATCGAAAATGAAATTCTCATGTATTTACGAAGAAATAATAAATTGCGATCAGAGGTTTCTTTTGATGAACCTTTGAATATCGATTGGGATGGAAATGAATTACTTTTATCAGATGTATTAGGAACTGAAGATGACATTATTACAAAGGACCTTGAAGCAAATGTCGATCGTAAATTATTAATGAAAGCTCTTCAACAACTTAATGATCGAGAAAAACAAATTATGGAACTTCGCTTTGGATTGCAGGGTGGTGAAGAAAAGACACAGAAAGATGTTGCTGACATGCTTGGCATCTCACAATCGTATATTTCAAGGTTAGAAAAACGGATAATAAAAAGATTACAAAAGGAATTTAATAAAATGGTTTAA
- the murG gene encoding undecaprenyldiphospho-muramoylpentapeptide beta-N-acetylglucosaminyltransferase produces MKVVVSGGGTGGHIYPALALINEIKKHNSNVEFLYIGTENGLEKGIVERSEIDFKAIEITGFKRRLSFENVKTVTRFLKGVSVSKKYLKDFKPDVVIGTGGYVCGPVVYAASKLNIPTVIHEQNSLPGVTNKFLARYVNKIAICFEDAKKYFPEHKVVLTGNPRASEVLGQDPEKGRRSLGLKDNLKTVLIFGGSRGAKAINEAVLQMIPALAKKPYQVVYVTGEVHYDKVMEEMRSLKDSSNVIIKPFIHNMPEVLSAVDLIVSRAGATSLAEITALGLPSILIPSPYVTANHQEKNASSLSDHEAAIMLREQELNGNLLLSKIEGILLNDMKLTEMKRASKELGIPDAALRVYQVMKEISMK; encoded by the coding sequence ATGAAAGTAGTTGTTAGTGGTGGAGGAACAGGCGGGCATATTTATCCTGCGCTTGCATTAATAAATGAAATAAAGAAACATAATTCTAATGTTGAATTTTTATATATAGGGACTGAAAATGGGTTAGAAAAAGGCATTGTTGAGCGGTCAGAAATTGACTTTAAAGCAATTGAAATTACGGGCTTTAAACGGAGGCTTTCATTTGAAAATGTAAAAACAGTAACGCGGTTTTTAAAGGGCGTCTCAGTTAGTAAAAAATACTTAAAAGATTTTAAGCCAGATGTTGTCATTGGGACTGGAGGTTATGTATGTGGTCCTGTTGTATATGCAGCATCTAAACTGAACATCCCGACGGTTATTCACGAACAAAATAGCCTACCAGGTGTAACAAATAAATTTTTAGCACGTTATGTCAATAAAATTGCAATCTGTTTTGAAGATGCAAAAAAGTATTTTCCAGAGCATAAAGTAGTATTAACAGGTAATCCAAGAGCTTCAGAAGTTTTAGGTCAAGACCCAGAAAAAGGGAGACGATCGTTAGGTCTAAAAGACAATCTTAAAACAGTGTTAATTTTTGGAGGAAGCCGTGGGGCAAAAGCAATTAATGAAGCTGTTTTACAAATGATACCGGCACTTGCAAAAAAGCCGTACCAGGTCGTTTATGTCACTGGGGAGGTCCATTATGATAAAGTAATGGAGGAAATGAGGTCATTAAAGGATTCATCAAATGTCATCATTAAACCGTTTATCCACAACATGCCAGAGGTTTTATCAGCTGTTGATTTAATTGTCTCTAGAGCGGGCGCGACCTCATTAGCAGAAATAACAGCATTAGGATTACCGAGTATATTAATTCCTAGTCCGTATGTAACAGCTAACCATCAAGAAAAAAATGCTAGCTCATTAAGTGATCATGAAGCTGCAATTATGCTTCGCGAACAAGAACTAAATGGAAACTTATTACTATCGAAAATTGAAGGAATTTTACTAAACGATATGAAATTAACTGAAATGAAAAGAGCATCAAAAGAATTGGGAATTCCAGATGCTGCTTTGCGAGTTTATCAAGTAATGAAGGAAATTTCAATGAAATAA
- a CDS encoding DUF881 domain-containing protein, translating to MRGSYVILSLVLLVLGFLISYSYQLTKERNQNRTISAEQWDKEYETRSLLINNEEINRDLQKELYAKQEEVKQIEESLKDQKQVYYNLVEDVEKYRMYVGDLPVVGKGVQVTLEDASYIPEGDNVNNYIVHESHIFNVINELYISGADAISINGQRLSSDSYIYCNGPVVTVDGNQFPAPFVISAIGDPNVLLSALNIAGGIIDQLAYDHIVVTVEKNEEIKMDPLLQEQKTQS from the coding sequence CTGAGGGGTAGTTATGTTATTTTATCCCTTGTCCTTCTCGTTTTAGGGTTTTTAATTTCTTACTCATATCAGCTTACAAAAGAAAGAAATCAAAATCGAACAATATCTGCTGAACAATGGGATAAAGAGTATGAAACAAGATCTTTACTTATTAACAATGAAGAAATAAATCGAGATTTACAAAAGGAATTATATGCAAAACAAGAGGAAGTTAAGCAAATTGAAGAATCATTAAAGGATCAAAAGCAGGTTTATTATAATCTTGTAGAAGATGTAGAAAAATATCGTATGTATGTGGGCGATTTACCAGTGGTTGGAAAAGGAGTGCAAGTGACGTTAGAGGATGCATCTTATATACCTGAAGGCGATAATGTTAATAATTATATCGTGCATGAGAGTCATATATTTAATGTTATTAACGAACTTTATATTTCAGGTGCAGATGCTATCTCCATTAACGGCCAAAGATTATCAAGTGATTCCTATATATATTGTAATGGACCTGTTGTAACTGTTGATGGAAATCAATTTCCCGCTCCTTTTGTTATTTCTGCAATAGGTGATCCTAATGTCTTACTCTCAGCGTTGAATATTGCTGGTGGTATTATCGATCAATTAGCTTATGATCATATTGTGGTAACAGTTGAAAAAAATGAGGAAATTAAAATGGATCCTTTATTACAAGAGCAAAAGACCCAGTCATAG